A single window of Aspergillus flavus chromosome 4, complete sequence DNA harbors:
- a CDS encoding YjgH family protein, giving the protein MASHADLDPHTNPAPGSLKQVYATSSPFEEKIGYYRAVRHGRQIFVSGTTAVDPASPSDAPQILFPGDARQQTRVALQECIRAVQALGGKGAENVVRVRMFVSRHKDCVAVGEGYTEVLGRASQPGVGAAATMVVVNGFVDERMLVEVEVDAILED; this is encoded by the coding sequence ATGGCCTCTCACGCTGATCTTGACCCTCACACCAACCCCGCGCCCGGCTCACTGAAACAAGTCTACGCGACGTCATCACCGTTCGAGGAAAAGATTGGCTATTACCGAGCTGTCCGGCATGGACGACAAATCTTCGTTTCTGGCACTACAGCCGTCGACCCCGCGTCCCCAAGCGATGCCCCTCAGATTCTCTTCCCTGGGGACGCCCGTCAGCAGACACGTGTGGCTCTGCAAGAATGCATTCGGGCAGTCCAAGCCCTGGGCGGTAAAGGAGCGGAGAATGTGGTGCGTGTGAGGATGTTTGTCAGTCGACACAAAGATTGTGTAGCTGTTGGAGAAGGGTACACTGAGGTACTGGGGCGTGCAAGCCAGCCAGGGGTGGGCGCAGCTGCAACGATGGTTGTAGTGAACGGATTCGTGGATGAGAGGATGTTAGTTGAAGTGGAAGTCGATGCGATCTTGGAGGATTGA
- a CDS encoding Sds3-like-domain-containing protein: protein MAYSPAPASPVPGGPGPSLVNNLHSRGRSASPPTSVPLSKRDKRRSALQERLQDLTASFSQNRDTQFRQQLHALQCDMTLINNADPYSPGPLPDSSEEIAHLIETTVGGGKFAKEMSSLAGMWYSRFVQEVNQAKTEKDADLAMLVHRHNSNLERFQKEYAFRVHFAEEEYKHLSATLRERLVQTITGKRTRLMREKEQLDIADTNALLLHPNQFSITNPASPGGIHGNRKTRHTRHRVDLVDELGNGILADFNKRKRKAPEEDVGSPVREGGYTNPAERAKAQVVQQQHAPSYSIQSLFTEKELSAHANQAHVATVHFFSTSKRADQPSGAATNGNNTDAEDASGADGTEDNGTPATDMARTASQNFHATRSTRGHGNHALNALAELSDKPAVRPNLPYNILANYHARPSNNGAPPLPPLMNEEVDDDWARMDRLHTKPAGYVDKGLLQLLVEPVPAEIDGIPQNPHRFSMLHPDFPPDMGIHLHPIESGKTRPEYSSDRAKKSRTG from the exons ATGGCTTACTCCCCTGCACCGGCATCGCCTGTGCCTGGTGGCCCTGGTCCAAGTTTGGTCAATAACTTACACTCCAGGGGTCGATCGGCAAGCCCACCGACCAGTGTACCTCTTTCTAAGCGAGACAAGCGGCGCAGCGCGCTGCAAGAGCGCCTACAAGACCTTACGGCCTCCTTCAGCCAAAACCGAGATACCCAGTTTCGCCAGCAGCTCCATGCCTTGCAATGTGATATGAccctcatcaacaatgccgaTCCATACTCGCCTGGTCCTCTGCCGGACTCGTCGGAAGAGATCGCGCATTTAATAGAGACTACTGTCGGTGGGGGAAAATTTGCAAAGGAGATGTCGAGTCTGGCTGGCATGTGGTATTCGCGCTTTGTGCAGGAAGTTAATCAGGCTAAAACCGAAAAGGATGCAGATTTGGCTATGCTGGTG CACCGCCATAATAGTAACCTAGAACGGTTTCAAAAGGAATACGCTTTTCGCGTCCATtttgccgaagaagaatacaagcATCTGTCTGCTACCCTTCGAGAGCGCCTTGTACAGACAATAACGGGCAAGAGGACTCGCCTGATGCGCGAGAAGGAGCAGCTGGATATTGCAGATACTAATGCTTTGCTTCTGCATCCCAATCAGTTCAGCATCACCAATCCCGCTAGTCCTGGCGGAATCCACGGGAACCGCAAAACCCGACACACCCGCCACCGTGTCGATCTGGTGGACGAGCTGGGCAATGGTATTCTGGCGGACTTCAATAAGAGAAAGCGGAAGGCTCCTGAGGAGGACGTTGGATCTCCAGTACGGGAGGGCGGCTACACTAACCCGGCTGAACGTGCGAAGGCCCAGGTggtgcagcagcagcatgcCCCGTCCTATTCTATACAGTCACTTTTCACGGAGAAGGAGCTGAGCGCCCATGCTAATCAAGCGCACGTTGCGACGGTTCACTTCTTTTCTACCTCTAAGCGTGCCGATCAGCCCTCTGGCGCTGCAACGAACGGTAACAACACCGATGCGGAAGACGCGTCTGGGGCGGATGGCACGGAAGACAATGGCACTCCTGCAACCGACATGGCGCGGACCGCTAGCCAGAACTTCCATGCTACCCGCTCTACCCGCGGACATGGCAACCATGCCCTGAATGCCCTCGCCGAGCTATCGGATAAACCGGCCGTCCGTCCCAATCTTCCTTACAATATACTCGCCAATTACCATGCGCGACCCAGTAATAACGGCGCACCTCCACTGCCCCCGTTGATGAACGAAGAAGTGGATGATGACTGGGCCAGGATGGACCGTCTCCACACAAAGCCAGCAGGCTATGTGGATAAGGGCTTGCTCCAGCTACTCGTAGAACCGGTTCCGGCCGAGATAGACGGGATCCCACAGAACCCACACCGATTCAGCATGTTGCATCCTGACTTCCCGCCCGACATGGGCATACATCTGCACCCGATCGAAAGTGGGAAGACAAGACCAGAGTACAGCAGCGACCGCGCAAAGAAGTCCAGAACCGGATAG
- a CDS encoding von Willebrand factor (extracellular serine-threonine rich protein), with translation MRVATSVAFASLLAMAQAHPSGAWWGTDDCYTSPDNTNNECSDEMRGGFNWAGLAVGSFDFFAGFEFSGFSFSSSFSAAISGGFAGQCVESKLSKDDETSPEISSGSDKTFSISKLHLVTAEEADIKIIYDMPDGSSCKHVAPCSPKGTVVTNDQCGGASSVRFELAEEAAVDAVVFGIQNVEFECSPGQKTPTPSHHHTSPTATGHSSTPVIPVPSSSNAVTPPAPSTPVRMTTSTVYTTSLITITSCAPTVTNCPGDSTTVVTSTIAVSTTVCPVTSTETPAKPTETSVKPTETPGKPTGTPGKPTGSSPVGGSSEVPSPSSPAPTGTAGTSSGVHPTSHGGSSSIPPDSTTTVVTWETLTTCPVTTTATSGSVTTTSVYSTVSTVTLTSTSTICNKCTATPPTGKPTGTPSGTSPTPTGVSPEEPPEDSTTTVVTYTTVTDCPVTTTATAGGTTTTSVYTTQSTVTLTSTSTVCTKCSSTPAPTGVAPISSTPAEGATTVVTYETVTTCPVTTTITSGGSTTTSVFTTVSTVTKTSSSAVKPTGVPSSPAPSSPPPANCPNSVPKCINTWLPLVPKCTSNAEPGCFCPNHEFTDKVISCIQAWGASKEEIQAALSYFTGICAPYIPGNPGIVTAIPSTITLIPTPAPTGVAPVTGTSAAPNPTAAPEVPRTTITYSTYTLTVPQVTFTTGVSGHSTTVGLIPGPAPTGVSPGHSSGIPNPWVSASSTWISSHHPSSTAKPSSTYTPPPLANTASSVSTSFWLAMGVAALFSIFF, from the exons ATGAGGGTCGCTACTTCGGTTGCATTCGCCTCTCTCCTGGCCATGGCCCAGGCCCATCCCTCGGGCGCC TGGTGGGGCACGGATGATTGCTATACTAGCCCGGATAATACCAATAATGAATGCTCTGACGAGATGCGGGGTGGATTCAACTGGGCTGGCCTCGCCGTCGGTTCTTTTGACTTCTTCGCCGGCTTCGAATTCTCTGGGTTCTCTTTCAGCAGCAGCTTCAGTGCTGCTATCAGTGGTGGCTTTGCG GGCCAATGCGTTGAGTCGAAACTCTCCAAGGACGACGAGACGTCCCCGGAGATCTCGTCCGGCAGCGATAAGACCTTCTCCATCAGCAAGCTTCACCTGGTGACCGCCGAGGAGGCTGATATCAAGATCATCTATGACATGCCCGATGGTTCTTCCTGCAAGCATGTCGCTCCCTGCTCTCCGAAGGGAACTGTTGTCACCAACGACCAGTGCGGTGGTGCCAGCTCCGTCCGGTTTGAACTCGCAGAGGAGGCCGCCGTGGATGCCGTAGTCTTCGGTATCCAGAATGTCGAGTTTGAGTGCTCCCCTGGCCAGAAGACCCCAACCCCCTCTCATCACCACACGAGCCCGACTGCGACTGGACACTCGTCTACTCCAGTGATTCCAGTACCGTCGTCCTCCAATGCAGTCACGCCTCCGGCTCCTAGCACTCCCGTCAGGATGACCACCTCGACCGTGTATACTACAAGCCTGATCACCATCACGAGCTGTGCTCCAACCGTTACCAACTGCCCTGGAGATTCGACCACTGTTGTCACTTCCACCATTGCTGTCTCGACCACTGTCTGCCCGGTCACCTCTACTGAAACTCCTGCGAAGCCTACTGAGACTTCTGTGAAGCCTACCGAAACCCCGGGGAAGCCTACTGGAACCCCCGGGAAGCCTACCGGAAGCTCCCCTGTTGGCGGTTCCTCCGAGGTTCCCTCTCCAAGCAGCCCCGCTCCCACAGGTACTGCTGGTACTTCGTCAGGAGTCCACCCAACTAGCCATGgtggatcttcttccatccccCCAGACTCAACGACCACTGTGGTGACATGGGAAACCCTGACCACTTGCCCCGTGACCACCACCGCTACTTCTGGCAGCGTCACCACCACTTCCGTGTACAGCACTGTGTCCACAGTGACTCTTACGTCGACATCTACCATTTGCAACAAGTGCACTGCTACTCCTCCTACTGGCAAGCCCACGGGCACTCCGAGCGGAACCTCTCCTACCCCGACAGGCGTTTCCCCTGAGGAGCCTCCTGAGGATTCTACCACGACCGTCGTTACTTATACCACCGTGACCGACTGCCCAGTAACTACGACTGCTACCGCCGGTGGCACCACGACCACTTCTGTCTACACGACCCAGTCAACCGTTACACTGACTTCGACCTCCACGGTGTGTACCAAGTGCTCCTCCACTCCTGCCCCTACCGGAGTCGCGCCTATCAGTAGTACTCCTGCCGAGGGTGCAACGACGGTCGTCACCTACGAAACCGTGACCACTTGCCCTGTCACTACGACTATCACCTCCGGTGGCTCCACCACTACGTCTGTCTTCACCACTGTCTCGACGGTGACCAAGACTTCCAGCTCTGCCGTGAAGCCGACTGGcgttccctcttctcctgctccCTCTTCACCTCCACCAGCAAATTGCCCTAACTCGGTGCCCAAGTGTATCAACACCTGGCTCCCTCTTGTGCCCAAGTGTACTTCCAACGCGGAGCCCGGTTGTTTCTGCCCGAACCATGAGTTCACAGATAAGGTCATCAGCTGTATTCAGGCATGGGGTGCATCCAAAGAAGAGATCCAGGCCGCGCTCTCCTACTTCACCGGTATCTGTGCTCCCTATATCCCTGGCAATCCAGGCATTGTCACTGCCATTCCGAGCACTATTACTCTGATCCCCACTCCTGCCCCCACAGGTGTCGCTCCTGTGACTGGCACCAGTGCGGCACCAAACCCAACCGCCGCTCCCGAGGTTCCTCGCACGACCATCACCTACTCCACCTACACGTTGACCGTGCCCCAGGTTACCTTCACCACCGGCGTCTCCGGCCACTCGACCACCGTCGGCTTGATCCCGGGCCCTGCCCCAACCGGCGTATCCCCAGGTCACTCCTCGGGCATCCCGAACCCATGGGTCTCCGCCTCGTCTACTTGGATCTCCAGCCATCATCCTAGCTCGACAGCCAAGCCGTCATCTACCTATACCCCTCCTCCCCTGGCTAACACTGCCTCCTCTGTGTCCACCAGCTTCTGGCTGGCCATGGGAGTCGCCGCTCTCTTCAGCATCTTTTTCTGA